From one Streptomyces chromofuscus genomic stretch:
- a CDS encoding universal stress protein: MSHSVLAGVDGSERSSAAADWAAREAALRGVPLRLCHASSPLPGTAGDTLRHVGARKLQRVVAELGERYPDLEVRGEQADDAPDSALLAAARDAGLLVIGTRGTGGFDGLAVGSVALRVAAAAPCPVVLVPQPSGTFGEGTRLARAMSQVVAGFDAHHPVSEVADFAFSVAAAHTAHLRVVQAWALPAESVSPRTLVVTAEDRATWEDQEVLQLSDALRAWQEKYPRVTVRTDVVLLHPAEALLNTSRSADLLVVGRRADPSAAEGRLGPVTHAVLHHARCPVAVVPHPDDGRS; the protein is encoded by the coding sequence ATGAGTCACTCTGTGCTGGCGGGTGTCGACGGGTCCGAACGCAGTTCGGCGGCGGCCGACTGGGCGGCGCGGGAGGCCGCGCTGCGGGGTGTTCCACTGCGTCTGTGCCACGCCTCCTCACCGCTTCCGGGCACCGCCGGGGACACGCTGCGGCACGTGGGCGCGCGAAAGCTCCAGCGGGTGGTCGCCGAACTCGGCGAGCGATACCCGGACCTCGAGGTACGGGGCGAGCAGGCTGATGACGCGCCGGACTCGGCCCTGCTCGCCGCGGCCCGCGATGCCGGGCTCCTCGTCATCGGCACACGGGGGACGGGCGGGTTCGACGGTCTCGCGGTCGGCTCGGTGGCCCTGCGGGTGGCGGCAGCAGCCCCTTGCCCTGTCGTGTTGGTGCCGCAACCGTCCGGCACCTTCGGAGAAGGGACCCGCCTGGCACGCGCCATGTCCCAGGTCGTGGCAGGGTTCGATGCGCATCACCCGGTCAGTGAGGTGGCGGACTTCGCGTTCTCGGTCGCCGCGGCACACACGGCACACCTGCGAGTGGTCCAGGCATGGGCCCTTCCCGCCGAGTCCGTATCTCCTCGGACCCTGGTGGTGACCGCGGAGGACCGGGCCACCTGGGAGGACCAGGAGGTCCTGCAGCTCTCCGACGCCCTGCGGGCCTGGCAGGAGAAATACCCTCGGGTGACGGTCCGCACCGATGTCGTGTTGCTCCACCCCGCGGAAGCGCTCCTGAACACGTCGCGAAGTGCGGACCTGCTCGTCGTGGGGCGCCGTGCCGATCCGAGTGCGGCCGAGGGCCGACTGGGTCCGGTCACGCACGCCGTACTGCACCACGCTCGCTGCCCGGTGGCGGTCGTACCGCACCCGGATGACGGCCGGTCATAG
- the polX gene encoding DNA polymerase/3'-5' exonuclease PolX: MVRPNEEVEALLHEYADLIAITGGEAFKARAYEKAARAIGGYPADVSHLDVAGLKEIPGVGKSIAEKVVEYFRTGHVTVVEERRAEIPAGVRQLITIPTLGPRKAMALYEDLHISSVGELADAIKAEKLRDLKGFGEKTEENILHGIALMQQAGGRILLSTAMEAAEDIVAELSRITGCEHCAYAGSLRRMKETIGDIDILVAARRAAPFMDALTDLPSTAEVIAHGEKKTSIRTVKGVQVDLRVVRPDAWGAGMQYFTGSKAHNIRTRTIAVHLGLKLSEYGLFETEGGKRVASRSEDEVYARLGLPWIPPALREDRGEIEAGLRGELPEVVTERDIRGDLHTHTDLTDGLTPLEDMVAAAAQRGYAYYAVTDHAPNLYMQRMTDEKILAQREQVRSLDGEHHGMRLLHGTELNIGPEGEVDWPDEFLQGFDLCVAAVHSHFNLGRKAMTRRFVRACENPHVNIIGHPTTRLLGKRPGIDADLDEVFAACARTGTALEVDAQPDRLDLGDEDILRARSHGAKFAIDTDAHSIPQLACLRYGIGTAQRGWLTPDDVINTWPLRRLRRFLRKDRAG, encoded by the coding sequence GTGGTCCGGCCCAACGAAGAGGTCGAGGCGCTCCTTCATGAGTACGCGGACCTCATCGCCATCACCGGAGGCGAGGCGTTCAAGGCGCGCGCCTACGAAAAGGCCGCCCGCGCCATCGGCGGCTACCCCGCCGACGTCTCCCACCTGGACGTCGCGGGCCTGAAAGAGATCCCGGGGGTGGGCAAGTCGATCGCCGAGAAGGTCGTCGAGTACTTCCGCACCGGTCATGTCACGGTGGTCGAGGAGAGGCGGGCCGAGATCCCCGCAGGGGTGCGGCAGCTCATCACCATCCCCACCCTCGGACCCAGGAAGGCGATGGCGCTCTACGAGGATCTGCACATCTCCTCCGTGGGCGAGCTGGCCGACGCCATCAAGGCGGAGAAGCTGCGCGACCTGAAGGGCTTCGGGGAGAAGACCGAGGAGAACATCCTGCACGGCATCGCCCTCATGCAGCAGGCAGGCGGGCGGATCCTGCTGAGCACCGCCATGGAGGCGGCCGAGGACATCGTCGCCGAACTCTCCCGGATCACGGGCTGTGAACACTGCGCCTACGCCGGTTCGCTGCGCCGTATGAAGGAAACCATCGGCGACATCGACATCCTGGTCGCCGCCCGCCGGGCGGCGCCCTTCATGGATGCGCTCACCGACTTGCCCTCCACCGCCGAGGTCATCGCACACGGGGAGAAGAAGACCTCGATCCGTACCGTCAAGGGCGTCCAGGTCGACCTGCGCGTGGTCCGACCGGACGCGTGGGGTGCCGGGATGCAGTACTTCACCGGCTCCAAGGCGCACAACATCCGGACTCGCACCATCGCCGTCCACCTGGGTCTGAAGCTCTCCGAGTACGGCCTGTTCGAAACGGAGGGCGGCAAGCGGGTCGCCTCCCGCTCCGAGGACGAGGTGTACGCCCGGCTCGGCCTGCCCTGGATCCCGCCCGCCCTGCGCGAGGACCGGGGCGAGATCGAAGCCGGCCTGCGCGGCGAACTGCCCGAGGTGGTGACCGAGCGGGACATCCGCGGTGACCTGCACACCCACACCGACCTGACCGACGGCCTCACCCCGCTGGAGGACATGGTGGCAGCGGCCGCCCAGCGGGGCTACGCGTACTACGCGGTCACCGACCACGCGCCGAACCTGTACATGCAGCGCATGACCGACGAGAAGATCCTCGCCCAGCGCGAACAGGTACGGTCACTGGACGGCGAACACCACGGAATGCGGCTGCTGCACGGCACTGAACTCAACATCGGCCCCGAAGGGGAGGTGGACTGGCCCGATGAGTTCCTCCAGGGGTTCGACCTCTGCGTGGCCGCGGTGCACTCCCACTTCAACCTCGGCCGCAAGGCGATGACCCGGCGGTTCGTCCGCGCCTGCGAGAACCCGCACGTCAACATCATCGGCCACCCCACCACCCGGCTGCTCGGCAAACGGCCGGGCATCGACGCCGACCTCGACGAGGTGTTCGCCGCCTGCGCCCGCACCGGCACGGCCCTGGAGGTCGACGCCCAGCCCGACCGCCTCGATCTGGGCGACGAGGACATCCTCCGTGCCAGGAGTCACGGGGCGAAGTTCGCCATCGACACCGACGCCCACTCGATCCCCCAGCTCGCCTGCCTGCGGTACGGAATCGGCACGGCACAACGCGGTTGGCTCACCCCGGACGACGTGATCAACACCTGGCCGCTGCGGCGGCTGCGCCGGTTCCTGCGCAAGGACCGGGCGGGCTGA
- a CDS encoding site-2 protease family protein — MRATFVLGRIAGVRVGVHWSVLLIFGIIAFGLSQGRLPETYPGRAWVVYWAAGLCTAVIFFASLLAHEVAHAVVARRNGVEVDDIVLWLLGGAARLKSEASSPGSELRIAGVGPLVSLLLGGLFTLATWLLDLASASGVVVEMAAWLAGINVLLAVFNALPAAPLDGGRLLRAFLWWRTGDRLRATAGATAAGRVLGWLLVVLGLVAFVRTRAFGGLWLALIGWFLIAAATAEGRQAQLRGVLAGVPVRDAMTPEPLTVPADTTVAGFLTDARYRYRHSAFPVTENGTPVGLVTLDSARKVPQAEAHAVTVRDVMVSLSQTTVVEPDSPLADLLPRMEPGAEHRVLVMDHGRLIGIVSLSDVSRTVTWLMNSAGRRSDP; from the coding sequence GTGCGGGCGACGTTCGTTCTGGGCCGGATCGCGGGGGTCCGGGTCGGCGTTCACTGGAGCGTCCTGCTCATCTTCGGCATCATCGCGTTCGGCCTGTCCCAGGGCCGCCTTCCGGAGACGTATCCGGGGCGTGCCTGGGTGGTGTACTGGGCGGCCGGCCTGTGCACCGCTGTGATCTTCTTCGCCTCCCTGCTCGCACATGAGGTGGCGCACGCCGTCGTGGCCCGGCGCAACGGGGTCGAGGTGGACGACATCGTGCTGTGGCTGCTGGGCGGCGCGGCTCGGCTCAAGTCCGAGGCGTCCAGCCCTGGCAGCGAGCTGCGGATCGCCGGTGTCGGCCCGCTGGTCAGCCTCCTGCTGGGCGGGCTGTTCACCCTCGCCACCTGGCTGCTCGACCTGGCATCCGCCTCCGGGGTCGTGGTGGAGATGGCCGCCTGGCTCGCGGGCATCAATGTGCTGCTCGCCGTCTTCAACGCGCTGCCCGCCGCCCCGCTCGACGGCGGCAGGCTGCTGCGCGCGTTCCTGTGGTGGCGTACGGGAGACCGCCTGCGGGCGACCGCCGGCGCCACCGCGGCGGGGCGGGTCTTGGGGTGGCTGCTGGTCGTCCTCGGGCTGGTCGCGTTCGTGAGAACCCGGGCGTTCGGCGGTCTGTGGCTGGCACTGATCGGCTGGTTCCTCATCGCGGCCGCCACCGCCGAGGGACGGCAGGCCCAACTGCGTGGCGTGCTCGCCGGTGTCCCCGTGCGGGACGCCATGACACCCGAACCTCTCACGGTTCCCGCGGACACCACGGTCGCGGGCTTCCTCACCGATGCGCGCTACCGCTACCGGCACTCGGCGTTCCCGGTGACCGAGAACGGGACCCCGGTCGGGCTGGTGACCCTCGACAGCGCCCGAAAGGTGCCGCAGGCCGAGGCCCACGCCGTGACGGTGAGGGACGTCATGGTGTCGCTCTCGCAGACCACCGTGGTCGAGCCGGACAGCCCGCTGGCGGATCTGCTGCCGCGCATGGAGCCGGGCGCCGAGCACCGAGTCCTGGTCATGGATCACGGCAGACTCATCGGAATCGTCTCGCTCTCGGACGTCAGCCGGACGGTGACCTGGCTGATGAACTCCGCCGGACGGCGCAGTGATCCGTGA
- a CDS encoding CBS domain-containing protein, which yields MEQQSGAGHDEPGILARTVADVMRTAVAAITVDETVLVAWELLERSGSRHLPVVRPDGRCAGLLDRADVAVACAAPAASLSGLRVHDLLPGHGPALVHAEQTVRHAADLMTYTETDALLVLDEDGRLAGVLTAADIVAALAGRPAQKEPVDTRPQAPPTVLPGPPPRRSYRGTAVP from the coding sequence ATGGAACAGCAGTCGGGGGCGGGCCACGATGAGCCGGGGATCTTGGCGCGGACGGTCGCCGACGTGATGCGCACCGCTGTGGCCGCGATCACTGTCGACGAGACCGTGCTCGTGGCGTGGGAGTTGCTGGAGCGATCGGGCTCCCGTCACCTTCCGGTCGTGCGTCCGGACGGTCGCTGTGCCGGCCTGCTGGACAGGGCTGACGTGGCGGTCGCCTGTGCGGCACCGGCCGCTTCGCTGTCCGGTCTGCGCGTGCACGACCTCCTGCCCGGTCACGGACCGGCGCTCGTCCACGCGGAGCAGACCGTACGCCACGCAGCCGACCTCATGACCTACACCGAGACCGACGCCCTCCTGGTGCTGGACGAAGACGGACGTCTGGCGGGGGTGCTCACCGCAGCCGACATCGTCGCGGCCCTCGCCGGCCGTCCGGCGCAGAAGGAACCCGTGGACACGAGGCCGCAGGCCCCGCCCACCGTGCTGCCCGGGCCCCCACCCCGGCGGAGCTACCGCGGCACGGCAGTGCCCTGA
- a CDS encoding lysophospholipid acyltransferase family protein, which yields MLSHLAGIVVPVFGRLEVTTETGAAPPAGSIIIANHTSLSDPAIVLAALHRLGTEPVVLAAAGLWRVPVLGRVLTWEGHIPVHRHDRRAAQALQDARAALAAGRSVLLCPEGGLPHRKGPHEAPPRSFHPGLFRLAHSAGAPVVPIGQAGARALASGGHVAQVVRLLTAPLHRPRLYVHVGAPLHLGNEQAQALAVARSGLTRAWCTAARRLGKPLRRDGS from the coding sequence GTGCTCAGTCACCTCGCAGGCATCGTGGTGCCCGTATTCGGTCGTCTGGAAGTCACCACGGAAACCGGTGCCGCACCGCCTGCGGGCAGCATCATCATCGCCAACCACACCTCCCTCAGCGATCCCGCGATCGTGCTCGCCGCGCTGCACCGCCTCGGCACCGAACCCGTCGTCCTCGCGGCCGCGGGGCTGTGGCGCGTCCCCGTCCTCGGCCGCGTCCTGACCTGGGAGGGGCACATCCCGGTTCACCGTCACGACCGGCGGGCCGCACAGGCACTGCAGGACGCCCGAGCCGCACTGGCCGCGGGCCGGTCCGTCCTGCTCTGCCCGGAGGGTGGGCTCCCGCACCGCAAGGGCCCCCACGAAGCCCCGCCCCGGTCCTTCCATCCGGGCCTCTTCCGCCTCGCGCACTCGGCCGGCGCCCCGGTCGTGCCGATCGGCCAGGCCGGAGCCCGTGCACTGGCATCAGGCGGCCACGTCGCACAGGTGGTCAGACTGCTCACCGCTCCGCTGCACCGCCCGAGACTGTACGTGCACGTCGGTGCACCACTGCACCTCGGCAACGAACAAGCCCAGGCCCTCGCCGTGGCCCGCAGCGGGCTGACCCGAGCCTGGTGCACCGCTGCCCGACGACTCGGCAAGCCACTGAGGCGGGACGGGTCCTGA
- a CDS encoding CBS domain-containing protein, producing MLHRLVGDLMTSAVVSVRRDTGFKDIAEHLAEHDITAVPVVDDQCRPVGVVSEADLLRKQESQADPGGHLAAAHLLPAERAKAHALTAEGLMTSPAVTARRQWSVVEAARCMARHHVKRLPVVDDAGRLVGIISRSDLLRVFLRRDLTISEEITTDILTRTLGLEPGTVTVQVTDGRVTLNGTVPQEDLIPIAIRLSESVDGVIDVTNHLRPETDTTAGTPRR from the coding sequence ATGCTGCATCGCCTGGTCGGAGACCTGATGACCTCGGCCGTCGTGAGTGTGCGGCGGGACACGGGCTTCAAGGACATCGCCGAGCACCTCGCGGAGCACGACATCACCGCGGTACCCGTCGTCGACGACCAGTGCCGCCCGGTCGGCGTGGTGTCGGAGGCGGACCTGCTGCGCAAACAGGAGAGCCAGGCCGATCCGGGCGGACATCTGGCCGCCGCCCACCTGCTGCCCGCGGAACGTGCCAAGGCCCACGCGCTGACCGCCGAGGGACTGATGACCAGCCCGGCCGTCACGGCGCGACGGCAGTGGTCGGTCGTGGAGGCGGCCCGTTGCATGGCCCGCCACCACGTCAAACGGCTGCCCGTCGTGGACGACGCCGGTCGACTGGTGGGCATCATCAGCCGCAGCGACCTGCTGCGGGTCTTCCTGCGGCGAGACCTCACGATCAGCGAGGAGATCACGACGGACATCCTGACTCGCACCCTCGGCCTGGAACCCGGCACGGTCACCGTCCAGGTCACCGACGGCCGGGTGACGCTCAACGGCACCGTGCCGCAGGAGGACCTCATCCCCATCGCGATACGCCTGTCCGAGAGCGTCGACGGAGTCATCGACGTCACGAATCACCTCCGCCCCGAAACCGACACCACAGCCGGTACGCCACGGCGGTGA
- a CDS encoding 6-phosphofructokinase produces MKVGVLTGGGDCPGLNAVIRSVVRKGVQEYTFDFVGVRDGWLGLLQGAVIPLDIPSVRGILPRGGTILGSSRTNPFKHEDGLRRVQDTLATHDVDALVVIGGEDTLGVATELSRQGIPLVGVPKTIDNDVSGTDYTFGFDTAVGIATEAIDRLHTTAESHMRTLVVEVMGRHSGWIALHAGVAGGANVILIPERPFDIDQVCEQVMSRFKINYAPIVVVAEGAVPKEGQMVLKDESLDEFGHVRLSGIGEWLAQEISERTNKDARTTVLGHIQRGGTPSAFDRWLATRFGLHAIDAVKDGDFGVMVALQGTRIIRIPLADATVQKKVVDPSLYREFETFFG; encoded by the coding sequence ATGAAGGTCGGAGTGCTGACCGGCGGCGGTGACTGTCCCGGCCTCAACGCCGTGATCCGCAGCGTCGTCCGCAAAGGTGTCCAGGAATACACCTTCGACTTCGTCGGTGTTCGAGACGGCTGGCTCGGTTTGCTCCAGGGTGCTGTCATTCCGCTGGACATCCCCAGCGTGCGGGGGATTCTCCCTCGCGGCGGAACCATCCTCGGTTCCTCCCGCACCAACCCCTTCAAGCACGAGGACGGCCTGCGACGCGTGCAGGACACTCTTGCCACGCACGACGTGGACGCGCTCGTCGTCATCGGCGGCGAGGACACGCTCGGTGTGGCCACCGAGCTGAGCCGACAGGGAATCCCTCTGGTGGGCGTGCCGAAGACGATCGACAACGACGTGTCCGGGACCGACTACACCTTTGGCTTCGACACTGCCGTCGGTATCGCCACCGAGGCCATCGACCGCCTCCACACCACGGCCGAGTCGCACATGCGCACCCTGGTGGTGGAGGTGATGGGGCGGCACTCGGGGTGGATCGCCCTGCACGCCGGCGTCGCGGGCGGCGCCAACGTGATTCTCATCCCGGAGCGGCCGTTCGACATCGACCAGGTCTGTGAGCAGGTGATGAGCCGGTTCAAGATCAATTACGCGCCGATCGTCGTGGTCGCCGAGGGGGCTGTCCCCAAAGAGGGACAGATGGTCCTCAAGGACGAGTCGCTGGACGAGTTCGGCCATGTGCGGCTGTCCGGCATCGGCGAATGGCTGGCCCAGGAGATCTCGGAGCGCACCAACAAGGATGCCCGCACCACGGTCTTGGGTCACATCCAGCGCGGCGGTACCCCGAGCGCTTTCGACCGGTGGCTGGCCACTCGCTTCGGCCTGCATGCCATCGACGCGGTCAAGGACGGTGACTTCGGCGTCATGGTCGCCCTGCAGGGCACCCGCATCATCCGCATCCCACTCGCCGACGCCACGGTGCAGAAGAAGGTGGTCGATCCGTCGCTGTACCGAGAGTTCGAAACGTTCTTCGGCTGA
- a CDS encoding archease — translation MKAGSSAPSAGHRSVPHTADLRVEAWAPTREECLTQAVRAVCESFVDLTAAAGVRRRDVVIRADRDEDVLVALLEEVVYWLDTEGEVPVGVELTPADGGLRCGLQMADAGALPVTGAAPKAVTLHELVFTRGPEGWRCSVTLDV, via the coding sequence ATGAAAGCGGGGAGTTCCGCGCCGAGCGCCGGGCATCGCAGTGTTCCCCACACCGCGGACCTGCGGGTAGAGGCATGGGCCCCCACCCGCGAGGAATGCCTGACGCAGGCGGTGCGGGCTGTCTGCGAGTCGTTCGTGGACCTGACGGCAGCAGCCGGTGTCCGCCGGCGGGACGTCGTGATACGGGCGGACAGGGACGAGGACGTGCTCGTCGCCCTGCTGGAAGAGGTCGTGTACTGGCTCGACACCGAGGGCGAGGTGCCGGTCGGTGTGGAACTGACCCCGGCCGACGGCGGCTTGCGGTGCGGGCTGCAGATGGCTGATGCCGGGGCGCTTCCGGTGACGGGGGCCGCGCCGAAGGCGGTCACGCTGCACGAACTCGTCTTCACCCGAGGCCCGGAGGGCTGGAGGTGCTCGGTGACGCTCGACGTGTGA
- a CDS encoding universal stress protein has protein sequence MTHVQGRSPIVVGLDPDPGRRAALAWAADEADRRRLPLLLVLTQNVPTPGYRPTGGRPSWEEWTEALHATGDSVLKDAVAFVESRYPQTPVSGLLAEGHPAWVLREQAQNATMVVLGSWHLSPLRELFTSAAVALPLIAHAPCPVVTIPESEHITQEPPYFVVGVDGSPHSAAAVDLAFEEAALRGAVLRALYVWHPPLLGVLDENAAVQECRRLLSETVAGRTAAHPEVELHHEVVTGHPVQVLATATEHALGLVVGTRGHGGFTGMLLGSVSQGVLHHAHCPVITVPHTDQ, from the coding sequence ATGACCCACGTACAAGGACGAAGCCCGATCGTGGTCGGCCTCGACCCTGATCCCGGCAGACGCGCGGCGCTCGCCTGGGCCGCCGACGAGGCGGACCGGCGCCGCCTGCCCTTGCTTCTGGTCCTCACGCAGAACGTGCCGACGCCCGGATATCGGCCGACCGGCGGCCGGCCGTCCTGGGAGGAGTGGACGGAGGCACTGCACGCCACGGGCGACAGCGTGCTGAAGGATGCGGTGGCCTTCGTCGAGTCCCGGTATCCGCAGACACCGGTGTCCGGGCTGCTGGCCGAGGGGCACCCCGCATGGGTGCTGCGTGAGCAGGCACAGAACGCCACCATGGTCGTGCTCGGTTCCTGGCATCTGAGTCCTCTCCGGGAGCTCTTCACCTCCGCCGCCGTCGCCTTGCCGCTGATCGCGCACGCGCCCTGCCCCGTGGTGACCATCCCCGAGTCGGAACACATCACACAGGAGCCCCCGTACTTCGTGGTCGGAGTCGACGGCAGCCCTCATTCCGCAGCCGCCGTCGACCTTGCCTTCGAGGAGGCCGCGCTGCGCGGCGCCGTCCTGCGGGCCCTGTACGTGTGGCACCCGCCGCTGCTCGGAGTCCTGGACGAGAACGCGGCCGTCCAGGAGTGTCGCCGGCTGCTGTCGGAGACCGTCGCCGGGCGTACGGCCGCCCATCCGGAGGTGGAACTGCACCACGAGGTCGTGACGGGCCACCCGGTGCAGGTCCTGGCCACGGCGACAGAACACGCCCTCGGTCTGGTGGTGGGCACACGCGGGCACGGAGGCTTCACCGGCATGCTGCTGGGCTCCGTCAGTCAGGGCGTACTGCACCACGCCCACTGCCCGGTCATCACCGTCCCGCACACCGACCAGTAG
- a CDS encoding RtcB family protein codes for MDITLVQETPFRFRIERQGPMRVPGVVFAARELVPQVAGDKALEQVANVATLPGIVRASYAMPDVHWGYGFPIGGVAATDVEAGGVISPGGVGFDISCGVRLLAAGMDRDPPASGMRRLMDILGDTVPRGLGPGGLWELSGRAQLEKILVAGAGYAVEHGHGVPRDLERCEDRGALAGADPSQVGQRAADRGLKQVGSLGSANHFLEVQAVDRVYDAETATAFGLHQGQVCVMIHCGSRGLGHQVCTDHVRVMDQSLRAYGIHLPDRQLACVPVVSPPGRAYLGAMAAAANYARANRQLLTQAARRAFAAAGVGLDLVYDVSHNIAKIESHDVDGVSRQLCVHRKGATRALPPGHPDLPADLTRAGQPVMVPGTMGTASYVMVGTVGNDAFWSSAHGAGRVWSRHQALRRVRGEQLGGELEAHGIAVRPVSWRALAEEAPDAYKDVDAVATATEGAGLARRVVRLVPLGVVKG; via the coding sequence ATGGACATCACACTGGTGCAGGAGACCCCGTTCCGCTTCCGTATCGAGCGGCAGGGCCCGATGCGTGTGCCCGGGGTCGTCTTCGCGGCGCGGGAGCTTGTGCCGCAGGTGGCCGGGGACAAGGCGCTGGAACAGGTCGCGAACGTGGCGACCCTGCCCGGCATCGTCCGTGCCTCGTACGCGATGCCCGACGTGCACTGGGGGTATGGCTTCCCCATCGGAGGCGTGGCCGCCACGGACGTCGAAGCAGGCGGAGTGATATCGCCGGGCGGCGTCGGATTCGACATCTCCTGCGGCGTCCGGCTGCTCGCCGCCGGTATGGACCGCGACCCGCCGGCCTCCGGAATGCGGAGGCTGATGGACATCCTTGGCGACACCGTCCCGCGCGGCCTGGGACCCGGCGGACTGTGGGAACTGTCCGGGCGGGCGCAGCTGGAGAAGATACTGGTCGCCGGTGCCGGGTACGCGGTCGAGCACGGACACGGCGTGCCACGCGACCTGGAGCGCTGCGAGGACCGCGGAGCGCTGGCGGGAGCCGACCCGTCGCAGGTCGGGCAGCGGGCCGCGGACCGGGGCCTGAAGCAGGTGGGCAGCCTGGGCTCGGCCAACCACTTCCTTGAGGTGCAGGCAGTGGACCGGGTGTACGACGCCGAGACCGCGACCGCGTTCGGCCTGCACCAGGGCCAGGTGTGCGTGATGATCCACTGCGGCTCCCGCGGCCTCGGGCATCAGGTGTGCACCGACCACGTCCGTGTCATGGACCAGTCCCTGCGCGCCTACGGCATCCACCTCCCGGACCGGCAACTGGCCTGCGTACCCGTTGTCTCCCCACCGGGCCGCGCCTACCTCGGGGCGATGGCAGCCGCCGCCAACTACGCCAGGGCCAACCGCCAGCTGCTCACCCAGGCCGCGCGTCGCGCCTTCGCCGCCGCCGGGGTAGGCCTGGACCTGGTCTACGACGTCTCGCACAACATCGCGAAGATCGAGAGCCACGATGTGGACGGCGTCTCGCGCCAGTTGTGCGTCCACCGCAAGGGCGCCACCCGTGCCCTGCCGCCCGGCCACCCCGACCTGCCGGCGGACCTCACCAGGGCGGGGCAGCCCGTGATGGTTCCAGGCACGATGGGCACCGCCTCGTACGTGATGGTCGGCACCGTCGGCAATGACGCGTTCTGGTCGTCCGCCCACGGTGCGGGACGCGTATGGAGCCGCCACCAGGCACTGCGGCGGGTCCGCGGCGAGCAGTTGGGCGGCGAGCTGGAGGCCCACGGCATCGCCGTCCGTCCGGTCTCCTGGCGCGCGCTCGCCGAGGAGGCCCCCGACGCCTACAAGGACGTCGACGCGGTCGCCACCGCCACGGAAGGCGCGGGGCTGGCCCGGCGGGTCGTCCGCCTGGTGCCGCTCGGAGTCGTCAAGGGATGA
- a CDS encoding universal stress protein: MALEDAEDEARRVLAESTAGRQDKYPQVEVRHTVVRGHPVRVLSDAAQWAVLLVVGSRGLGGFSGLLLGSVSQGLLHHAPCPVAVVPHANGE, from the coding sequence CTGGCTCTGGAGGATGCGGAGGACGAGGCGCGGCGGGTACTGGCGGAGTCCACGGCCGGCCGGCAGGACAAGTACCCCCAGGTCGAGGTCCGGCACACGGTGGTTCGCGGGCATCCGGTACGGGTGCTCAGCGACGCGGCCCAGTGGGCGGTGCTGCTGGTGGTGGGCAGCCGCGGGCTGGGCGGGTTCTCCGGACTGCTGCTCGGCTCGGTCAGCCAGGGCCTCCTGCACCATGCACCCTGCCCGGTCGCCGTCGTGCCGCACGCGAACGGGGAATGA
- a CDS encoding DUF6448 family protein yields MSAHDGGKPRPTCPKQFALDVGSADELTGILRGIIREQVEERHGRTVALKGHAAEGVAAARPYAEAGLGLQV; encoded by the coding sequence GTGTCAGCCCATGACGGAGGTAAGCCGCGCCCTACGTGCCCGAAGCAGTTTGCCCTCGACGTCGGCTCCGCGGACGAACTGACCGGCATTCTCCGCGGGATCATCCGTGAACAGGTGGAAGAGCGTCACGGCCGCACCGTGGCGCTCAAGGGGCATGCCGCTGAGGGCGTGGCCGCCGCGCGCCCCTACGCGGAGGCCGGCCTCGGCCTGCAGGTGTGA